The Penicillium digitatum chromosome 6, complete sequence genome contains the following window.
AGAACATCGGACCACGTCATCTATACCATACGACCACTGTTTCAGTCTGATCTGAAAATGGTGGGCATAGGAGCTTCCGGTCAAGTCTACGAGGTTGATGAGGAGATAGTCCTCAAGAGTTGTCGCATTTTTGAACAACCAGGGAGCGATGCCTCTGATAGCGACCGGTACCACTATGCCTCGGACACCATTTTTCACTCTAGCTTGTTGCAAGATGAACGGTATGTTTTACGACTACTTCAACAGTGGCCACATCCTCATATCGTCGAAGCTATCGACACCGATCGAGCCGAGGGGATATTTCTCCGCAGATATCAGCCCTTGCCGGAGGGTGAGATACCCTCACAGTCCTCTCGAGTTCGATGGTATCGCGAAATTGCCGACGCTCTTTGCCATCTCCATAGGCTTGGAATTGCTCATGGAGATGTACGGATTGACAATGTTCTTTTCGATAGTCAGGGCTCTGCTGTTCTTTGTGATTTCAGTGCCGCTAGTCCATTTGGTCAATCAAATCTAGTCATTTCGGATCTTCCGCTTCCAGTCAACGGTCCTTCGCCAAATCTGTCTGAGGCAACTGATATGTTTGCAATGGGCTCGCTCCTATTCCAGGTTGAGCATGGAATTAAACCTGAGCTTTCTGTTGACAGGGATGGTAAATTGATTTTGCCTACAATACAGACGAATCACCAAGGCATTGATACTATTATCCGAAACGCTTGGCTTGGACACTATAGCAGCACCTCGCAGATGCTAGAGAACCTTCATTCACTTGACGTTTAAATTGGCCAAGGTGTTCATGATACCCAAATACACTCAGAGCCAGTTGCTTCATTGAGGGAGCGGGTCAGAGCATGGAGAAAAAGACGTGAGAACAACATTGGTAAGAATCGCCCATTAGATGATCTCCCCATCCTTGATAACTAACATTATCTTTAGGCTGCGTACTCGATGGCATACTCTCAGGAAATCAGTTGCAAGTACTGGCAGATTGCTATGGGTTGGACAAAGATGCCGAATTACGTTTTGCTAGCTATGATGTATGCATGCATGGGAACTAAATGTAGATTTACCCTCAGCATAGATGGTTCTGTTTGTCAGGCCTCCAGTGGTTCGTATATAAACATAAACTCCTTGTTGGACGCTCACTTAAATAgttaacgtaattcccaagcgagctggccaccccaaccagccttttaattttaaacgcatttatttcaaccaaaactccattaaattcaatcagctaaattctaggtctatctggacaagcatctcttctatggccctgatttccacatgcaccgcatttcggtaatgcccttgttcttggtaataaaggtgcttccctgtgcgcgcggacctgggggcggggaggttcaatcacttcctctggttgcacaattaaagcagtagcctcctgaactgataagccctctgtagcaggtatctgcttttgagatcgagtttttttctgcttctttttctcgtgttccgatcgtagatcgtgaacttctttctcaagaatcgctgctggttgcatcgtcatttggcaagctttgaaaacctggtttatcgctgaattgaggGGACTtgcgggcttcgggatctttgacgaagtaatgctttgattgaggatgcttgtttcaataattgaatgtgatttgttggtgtttttggctcccattcactacctcgactagatgggggagtcggagttcgaagttgaatattgagcttagataacactcgatctggataaagaggaactaaaccagcagctgtaaagctgtttgaatagtttctgatttgaaagcttcaagtcgtgcaactggatatgcctcaagaaaatcaagtttgtcgatatggttgacgccaagacgcattttcttttcaacaagttgaccgtaagagcgttttaataccgcaaaacaaccaatttcaagtggctgtaaaagatgagatgaatgtgcAGCCATaaagattggaatgatgttgttttttttcgcaaagttcatcgaatttcggggtcaaatgacttccatgtccgtcaagtatcaaaagtcgatattgaccttttgtccgtgaataagtcgatggaatgaatagtttttcaagccatcgaaggccaatttcatcagaggtccatccattaggactgacttcaaagcgccaatcatttggaagattgtcgaaccaagattcaatgaatactttgcctttgaaaataatgcatggaggtagtgcccaacctgaagcatttgtacattcaattgcagtcacccattcgcgatttccaggttgtaaaagtgatcgccgaccgtagtattcagatctcgtaatgactttagcagttgcggttaatcccattgcaaaaccagtctcatcgaagttataaatgtcatcattgtcaatgccgtattgaagaatcgttttttgaacaagtgtaaaccattcaccaatgatttttggatcttcacatttagcacgttcgtagttgtaacgtctggagaatctcgaggatagattgggatgtcgtttaatgtaattagtgacccaatttttgccgactgtagatggtgggttgattccgcgatgcgaacgtagaacattcgccatttcttgcaccattgaaggtcgtggagctgaaccacgagcgtccatagagaatatccatttctgaagagattcctcttcagtatcggtcaatttatgagagttggcgcgagaaatcgcgcggtgttgtataccattcaggcgggtagaaagggtggatcttgggacgttaaaacggcgcgccacttcacgaattgaagagatttcttgattcttaaaagcctagatagctagtcagatcctaccctcctgctctattgagtttagagaggattgagtatgaattggtggcatggtgggtggttgaactaactaagatctaattcatggacgtgttttggttggggtggccagctcgcttgggtggccagctcgcttgggaattacgttagtTATAtagggactcggtgactcggggagctaGGTAAAGAAGTAGAGGTAGAGAAATAAAGAAGTAGAAGGTATATTgtagagaaagaaggggacactctgcgcctGTAGGGACTATAGGAAACTATCTACACCGGGTAGATAGATTAAATTTCTTTATATTATTCCTTTTATCTTGTTTGCATTCACGCCGGCCGGTTTTatggccttacttttcaggtggcaggacctcgagaaatcgagtcctaCTTATAGGGTGGAtttgcatactgggaataAACCACTATTtgtcgtcgggagcgggctctgggacgcaacccccgcaaagcagcatgtatgtaatagcgagctaaatcgggtcaatgaattcatcatcatcatcatggtCGCCCATAGATATGGGTCTATATCTGAAGCACAGTTGCCTAAGGCATAAAAAACAATCAGGTAATTGTGCCAAGCgctcaaccttggaatgcACCTACCAGGTAATTCTTCCCTGATGTCACTTGGCGAGCAAGTTAAGATACGGCTGGAAATAGAGTTGCTTGACAAAATGAGCTACAGTTATTTTCAGCGGACACAAAGCCCCGCGTTTTCCCATGGTTGAAATCAGAGAAATCGTCATAGACATCAACGTAGAAATCTCTTGACTATATATCTAATTGTTCAGGTGTCAGTCCTGCCGCCAAATTCACTTTTAATCAGTTAACACATTGATGATGCATTATGGACATTGAAATGGCCCAGAAATACATTCAAATCCAAATTCAAGATGATCTGAAGTATGATATTCGTATCGAGAATGCGGAACTTGAAAGGTACTTTACTTTCCTCTCTGTTTTGAAGAACGAAGGCGCGTTTTCTGAAGTATGCATAGTGGCAATTTCTACAGAGAAGATAATCGAAACGACATCTTAACGTCTGAAGATGTGGACGATATGGTTATTCGCCATAACGGCGGAATTCGAAGTATCTGCGCTATGAACGCGTCTGAAGGAAGTATTGATCTTGTTGACGATGTACGGGACGCGAAGATTTGCAATTTAACCTGGAGAGCCTCTACACAGCTCGACGAACGCAATGAAATGATGAAACTCCACCACGATCCTGGATACATCGTTGACATTGGGAGTTGGAATGAATCTGGCAATATGGGATGGATTCCTGTTACTGTTAAGGAACAAGACTGATCATTATTGGACTTGAGAGTTGGAATGAATCCGTGACTATGGGATGGACTCCTGTTTTTATTAAGGAACAAATTGAACGATTTGGCCTTTGTTTATTCTTTGCGCTCAGGAAGTGATATTGGCCACTTAAACTCAGCTAGGTAGCATTGCTAGTCAACTTGTCCGACCAGAAAGAACGATTATCTCGATTGAAATCAAATGTCATCACATTTCTCCTTTGCTTCTTTAATATTAATACCTTCTCTAGTGGCACTTAAGGAGGAGACGCCACTTTTAAGCATAGACAACATAGCTCCTAAAATTTATATCATAAAAGTAGTTAAGGTATTCCGGTAGACACCCTCCGTAGGTAAGGAAGGGTGCGGCTAGACGGGCACCTACTCACAAGGAAACGCGATTCTGTCCCACGATATCATGTAGAATCCTAGCGTTTTCGTCATCACTTCGACTTACACCATATCAGATGGTTGATGAATATTTACAACAACAATTGGCTACATGAATTCAATGATGGTTGTCACCATCAATAAATGCCTCATAGCTACCATCTCTCTAGGGCTCCCAAGATTCTAATTTTTATTTTAATTTCCTAATCTGAAAGTTTCGATGTAAGGGAGCCCCAAGTGGCAATCGTGTGGTACAAGCTAAATATACCGCAATTTTTAAAGGTCGGCTGGCTCTAATCTGTAGACCCCGTCCCGAAAATTCAGAGCCATGTGGCAAAAGCCGAGGATGAAATCTGGATCAGTGTCAAAAGTCTAGAAAATCTGTCCATTTTTTTGCCCATTAGGTGGCGGCTGGATAGGTCACCAATGCGTCATGATTTGATTTCCACTGGGCAAGGGTGCACCTTTACATCGGTAGACTAAGGGTCTGGACTTCTTAGTCTACCGATGTTATCTCCCAACACTGAAGTGCCCAGTGTTGTCACATATTCGTCACAGGCCTTAGCAGCGACTATAAGTATCCATCCCCATCTCAACTAATTTCATGAAATTTCAAAATCTCGCTTTACCACAAAACCAATTTTGCTCTATCTTTCTCAAAATGCCACTTGATAATTACGGTGTCTGGAAAGCTACCCCTGTATGCTACAAAGTTGAATAcaaggaggatgacagcaaAAGCCCGCATTTATCACTATACTTCAGTGATAAAGGTGGACTAAGCCACCATTCTGGAAAAAAGTTTCGTCGGGCCAGCCGAGACAACAAAGAAATCCCAGGGCTCTTCAGAGCAGCAATTAATATCAAGTCGGGTGACCAGAATGAATCGAGACTCACCTACTGGGTGAATCATGACTTCAAACACCCGATGGTCAACAGTCTCGCCGACCTATCTTCGGACTTTCATCCCCTCGAAGAAACGGAGCCGACACCTGCTGGTGTGAGACTCGACTTTATCCGGAGCAACTTATTCAACGTCAACACGGGTCGAATTTTACCCCATGACGAACCAGGCTTGAACAACGATATCATTGACGTTCTAGAACCTGAAGTCAAACAGGCGATTGATTCCGAGGCCGTTATTTACCTATTCGGAGAAGCGTTCAGTGATCGAAAGGGTATTCATAATGTGCATATGAACCAAGGCAATGTTAAGCGATTCAGAAATGATGATGGTGTGTTCCAAGATGGTGGACTTTTGATCAACTATCCAGACTCAGGTCGATGGGTTGGGGTGTTTCTCGGGTTCGCATCACAAGCTGCGCACACCGATGATGACACAGGGCATGCCATACCATCATCAGAGACTTGGGCCGACTATTTAGAGACAGCGAAGGGAGAAGTCGAGCTGACCGAGGACTCTGTGATCATTGATGAGGCTTTGATCAACCCCGAGCCAGGTGGGCTTCGAGCCAGGTCAGTCACTCTCAAAAATCCCAAAGACCGTAAGATGTCCTTGTCTTCCTGGAAAATTAAGAATTCAGCTGGGGAAATCCAAAAAATGCCGCGCAATGCAGCTTTGGATGCGAAGTCAACACAAGTTTTCAATATTCCGGATGTCCATCTCTCCAAAATTGGTGATACCATCACACTGTTGAATGAACGAGGATTAAAAGTTGACGGGGTAAGCTATCGCTCTCAACAGGGGGTTGGTAGACAACCGGTTGTTTTTGTTCATTAAAATGGGCATTGTAGTAATTGGTATGTTGTCTTTTTAGTTTTGTCAAAAGTCTTTGTGTTCTTAACGCAATCAATTTGTCTATCGCAGAGAAAGTAGTTGGGAGTTAATCACATTTTACTTGATTAAAATTCGCCTGCAAGCCTCAACAACACGCAGATCTAGTGCCGGCTTGCCTCTTATGATCTTTTAACATTCAATCAAACTTTAAAACGAAAATCTAGCTGGTCGTTTCAAGCGACTTCATGTCGTACTGCCATTTGTTAATAGGGGACTGCTAGTTGTTTGTACTTTACTCTTGCGTACTCCATATCTCCAAAATaccatctttttttttcattgaACTAGCAGGCATTAAAGCTCAGCCTCAAATTTTTCTCAGATTCTTCGCTCCACAAGTGAATGATCTTGATCACTAAAATATCAAATCAAAGTATTAGAAGTATGTAATCCCTTTGATGGGACTATGTTCGAGGACCTCCAAGTCAACATGAACACGTTGTCGAGCAACGACGGAACCACACCCCTATGTGCATCCTTCCAGGGAATGATAGCGGGGGAAAACATGTAGGCACAATACCACAGCGTCTACAGATTATGCAAAGCTGCCCAAGTTCTTCCCCGCTTATGTTTAGAAGGTGTTATTAGACGTCAATTTTAATGCAAGATGCAACCGCATCCGGCAATATGGAAGAAGTGGGTGATCAGCCGTGGATTTTTTTGATCAGGTTGTATTCAACGTGCCCTAGCCTTATTTTGAACCCATAAATCGTAGATGATAAAAGATATTAGATGCCAATATTTCCTAAGTTATTACTACACTGGAAGAACTGGTGGCTCCAGATGTTAGGCTGTGCCCATGTTTTCAAATCCATAATGAGTAAAGACGAGACAATGTGGCCAGTGAAAAGGTAAAAGTCACTGCTGATGATTTATCAATCTTCCGTACTGGCCAAGGAAGTTACTGTTCATCTATTGAAGAGACTCAAAGTGTCAGCTAAGTAGAATAACAGATTGAAATGTAAAAAGGGCATCAAATCCTTGTTACGAATATACATATGCACGCCAGAAGCACTGCTATTATTTCTATCACAAGAATATTGTCTTATCTACTAGGGCAGAGATTAAAAAACTAACAGAAGGTCAAAAAGGACACTAAACAATAATCAGTTTCAAATATCATAGTTGCCTTCAGCCACGGCTGAAGCACAGCTGTAGCATGTCCAAAAAGAGCGCTATTATTTCTCCCTTACCTCCTCGAGCTCCTGGCCACTGTTGCTATTGAGGCCGAGCTCGATCTTCTCATGTGCGGCAAGTTCGTTGGTATCCAAGCCCAAGCCGCGAAACTGCTGGACGATCTCTTCGAAATTGAGCTTGGGCATATCTTGGGCGACTCTCCACGCCATCTTGCCTTCAATGTGGGCTTTGGCGTAAATTCTGTCAACCTCTCCAAGCTGACGCCCGGCTGTCTCAACATAGAAGAAGACACCGAATATCAAGCCGATAAATTTGAACAGTGcgaagaagagatcaacACTCCGTGGGCTATGATCAGCAACAAGCGGTGTGAACAAGACTAAGGCAAAGTTGCAGATCCAGTTGGCGCAGGTCGACGCAATGAGGGTCCGAGTACTGAGGGGGTTGATCTCCGGTGGGTAAATCCAGAGTAGTGGTAAGAGAGTGAATGCAAAGAAAGTGATGAAGGGGAAGACAACGGCAGCACCCTTGGCGTTATCCTCATTTTCCTAGATCAGGTTTTCCTAGATCAGGCAGGTGAATATAATGACAAAACTCAGCCCCTGCCCCTGGAAACCAATCAAGTATAGGTTACGACGACCAACTCTCTCAATCAGGAAAATAGACGGGATGGTTGCAAAGGTGTAGACAGTAGCAAACGCTCCAACCATTATAAGAGATAGGTACTTCTCCATATTCAGGTTTTCCTGGAAAATTAGCGTTGAGTAGTAGATAGCGGCATTACAGCCAGTAAACTGCTGGAAGAACTGGCCGGAGCAACCAATTAGGAGGCGCTGGAGTTCCTGTGTCTTGCTAAATGTGAACAAAACCTTCCAGTTTGGCTATGAGTTCTTCGAGGATTCCCCGTCCATCTTCAAGAAGTTGAATTAGTGAAGTGTCTGATCGGAATCAGATGCAGAGATGGGGAGAGGGAGGTGAGAACTAAGGGTTAGAATATGGGGGACTCCATCGTATTCATTATGTATGG
Protein-coding sequences here:
- a CDS encoding MFS sugar transporter Stl1, putative — protein: MVGAFATVYTFATIPSIFLIERENEDNAKGAAVVFPFITFFAFTLLPLLWIYPPEINPLSTRTLIASTCANWICNFALVLFTPLVADHSPRSVDLFFALFKFIGLIFGVFFYVETAGRQLGEVDRIYAKAHIEGKMAWRVAQDMPKLNFEEIVQQFRGLGLDTNELAAHEKIELGLNSNSGQELEEVREK
- a CDS encoding O-methyltransferase, whose translation is MPLDNYGVWKATPVCYKVEYKEDDSKSPHLSLYFSDKGGLSHHSGKKFRRASRDNKEIPGLFRAAINIKSGDQNESRLTYWVNHDFKHPMVNSLADLSSDFHPLEETEPTPAGVRLDFIRSNLFNVNTGRILPHDEPGLNNDIIDVLEPEVKQAIDSEAVIYLFGEAFSDRKGIHNVHMNQGNVKRFRNDDGVFQDGGLLINYPDSGRWVGVFLGFASQAAHTDDDTGHAIPSSETWADYLETAKGEVELTEDSVIIDEALINPEPGGLRARSVTLKNPKDRKMSLSSWKIKNSAGEIQKMPRNAALDAKSTQVFNIPDVHLSKIGDTITLLNERGLKVDGVSYRSQQGVGRQPVVFVH
- a CDS encoding Tyrosine-protein kinase, active site, with protein sequence MSLYLWHCYSALRVACQSFIEGTFGILSGIFPLFIKIYPFNPQKANDLESNNMVGAPSRTSDHVIYTIRPLFQSDLKMVGIGASGQVYEVDEEIVLKSCRIFEQPGSDASDSDRYHYASDTIFHSSLLQDERYVLRLLQQWPHPHIVEAIDTDRAEGIFLRRYQPLPEGEIPSQSSRVRWYREIADALCHLHRLGIAHGDVRIDNVLFDSQGSAVLCDFSAASPFGQSNLVISDLPLPVNGPSPNLSEATDMFAMGSLLFQVEHGIKPELSVDRDEPVASLRERVRAWRKRRENNIGCVLDGILSGNQLQVLADCYGLDKDAELRFASYDVCMHGN
- a CDS encoding Asp hemolysin-like protein, encoding MDIEMAQKYIQIQIQDDLKYDIRIENAELESGNFYREDNRNDILTSEDVDDMVIRHNGGIRSICAMNASEGSIDLVDDVRDAKICNLTWRASTQLDERNEMMKLHHDPGYIVDIGSWNESGNMGWIPVTVKEQD